In Gemmatimonadota bacterium, one genomic interval encodes:
- a CDS encoding rhomboid family intramembrane serine protease yields MPPPTSMICPGCGYLINTDEKKCPHCGAYNPSLWGLGPALNRLFGGRIDVLTLIPTACIALYAVSLLLDLGAALSVSGNFFNMLSPGHEPLIVLGMTYGDASPLSQIYGSALPLSVLTATYLHGSLLHILFNVLWIRQLGPDVGHFYGPARYFIIYTVAGAIGFILSNLLLGAPTVGASGAIFGLFAAIIVYGRKQKTQMMSLMTRQMWQWAIFLFILGFLMSGVNNLAHLGGFIGGWLAAQILVSSAEYREGRITILIALLCLLLTVLGFVLSILEYFPLLLS; encoded by the coding sequence ATGCCACCTCCCACCTCCATGATCTGCCCAGGCTGTGGCTACCTCATCAATACCGATGAGAAAAAATGCCCCCATTGCGGCGCTTATAATCCCAGTCTCTGGGGTCTCGGTCCCGCGCTGAACCGGCTTTTTGGCGGTCGCATCGACGTCCTCACCCTGATACCCACCGCATGTATTGCCCTGTACGCAGTCAGTCTATTACTCGACCTCGGTGCCGCACTGTCGGTGAGCGGTAATTTTTTTAATATGCTAAGCCCCGGCCATGAACCGCTGATCGTTCTCGGCATGACCTACGGCGATGCGTCACCATTGAGCCAGATCTACGGCAGTGCATTACCGTTGAGCGTGCTCACCGCGACATATCTTCACGGTAGCCTCCTCCACATCCTGTTCAACGTCCTGTGGATTCGGCAACTCGGTCCCGATGTCGGGCATTTCTATGGACCGGCGCGCTATTTTATCATCTACACCGTCGCAGGAGCTATCGGCTTTATCCTCTCCAATCTACTATTGGGTGCTCCAACCGTAGGCGCGTCGGGTGCGATCTTTGGACTTTTTGCCGCCATCATTGTGTACGGCCGCAAGCAGAAAACGCAGATGATGTCACTCATGACGCGGCAGATGTGGCAATGGGCCATTTTTCTATTTATCTTGGGCTTTCTCATGAGCGGCGTCAACAACTTGGCGCATCTGGGCGGTTTTATCGGTGGCTGGCTCGCAGCGCAAATTCTCGTATCAAGTGCAGAATACCGCGAAGGGCGCATCACCATTCTCATAGCCCTGCTCTGTCTCCTCCTCACCGTCCTCGGCTTTGTCCTCTCAATTTTAGAATACTTCCCACTCCTCCTATCCTGA